ACATAATAACCTATCCGACGTTGCGTTAGGTGAGTTTCACTAGCCATAACCTaggcgctagctagctaatagcCGTTTGTAGGACAGTCTACAAATCCCCAAATGTGTAATTATGAATGAAGTGTGGATTAAGACTGGCCACCTTGACCTCCAAATGGAGGCATATCACGAGGACCACCACTGAATTGTTTCTTATCCGTGGATTTTGGCAACAATGTAGCATGTAGTACGCACACACAATGTAACCAGAGTATACATTTTAGGTAGCTACACCTGTTTGTCAGCATAGTACACTTGCTGAAATGGGACTTTAACATCCGTTCCCCCCGTGTTCAGGTGTCCAGCATGTCTGTTGATTGGGTCGGTTACAGCTACGCAGCCCTCGTGGCGTCAGGCGGAGTCATTGGTTATGTTAAAGCAGGTATGTTTAAGAGGGaccgtttaggaaataattcagactgtccttacacaaacacatgtgaaacacatacacattcatatatgaaacgttcacacacattaatactactgaaaactcacatccacatatCTGAGAGACTCGCATGGACacatgaaacacattcacactcgtATATGAAACGCTCAAGTCTCATAAGGATGAGTAAGAAGCTTTGAGAATATAAGAGTGTGAGAAATGTTTTAAATACTGGGTGGCCAAACATATGTagaaaaagtcaagaaagcagggttCTGGAATTCGATTGTgcaaagattttttttgctgttgCTTCGACAGacctgccctgaaatgcaccccccatgtaatttatgttctgtatatccccaGCATAAATTGTacattgaggggactagtatgactAACCAGAGTAACTTTCATGCATGTGGCACTTTAGTCAGGGTTGCATTTTTTGGCAAGACATAATAAagccctgccctgaaatgcacaGAGTAATGCAGAGCAGATTACAATAGtgtatagtagagtcctcatcaagtactcatcaataatGAAAACTTTTTTGTCTAAACTTTTTAcgaaaatagattttttttttcaacctttcaaaaataaAATCAAAACGTTTTTTTCGAAAGAATTTTTTACatcctttcaaaaaaaaaaaaatccccccaCATGTGAAGTGAAAGTACAGAGAAGCCTAGAGTATAGGAGTCCTCATTCAGTACTTATGAATTATGCAAACTTTTTGGAAAAACCTTTTTCAacctttcccccccaaaaatcgaaactttttttcactgtgtgtgaaaaaaaagttgAAATAATATTTTCAGTTTcgaaatacagattaaaactaaagtaatgaGCCTGTCTTGAAAATGTatagagtgaaagtaaaaagttgtcagaaaaaaagtttagtactttgttacttcctaCTCTGGTGTTTCCTAGGTAGCGCCACCTCCCTGGTGGCGGGGCTGGGGTTCGGGGGCCTTGCGGGGTTCGGGGCCTACCAGATCTCGGAGGAGCCTAAGAACGTGTGGGTGTCTCTAGGTAAGCTTCCCCCCTCACACCGGCCTCCGCTTCAGGGTCACCTGCTGAGGAGTTCAAGTCACTGAGCCATCTGGTTACAGTTAGTTCCATGGTACATtatcttaatgtgtgtgtgtgtgacagctacGTCGGGTGCTCTGGCGGGCGTCATGGGGAAGAGATTCTATGGCTCCAGGAAGTTCATGCCGGCTGGTCTGATGGCAGGAGCTAGGTGAcgtcccagcccctccccctccctgtgtgtgttgatctgtgctgcgtgtgtgttgatctgtgctgcgtgtgtgttgatctgtgctgcgtgtgtgttgatctgtgctgcgtgtgtgttgatctgtgctgtgtgtgtgtgttgatctgtgctgtgtgtgtgtgttgatctgtgctgtgtgtgttgcagtctgCTGATGCTGGGGAAGCTGGGAGTGGGAATGCTGCAGAAACCCCAGCAGTCTGGATGACATCAGAGCTCCTCCCCATGGTCAGCTTcaggctctcctcctctcctcgttgtTGATTTTTCATATTTTGTAAAGGAAAATGTACAATTGGAAAGGCTTCTCTTGTTTATGAAAGTGTCCTGTCCCTGAGACGGAGCAGGCGGAAGGCAGGAGATAGGATGCTGAGTAAAATGTTTATAAAATGGTTGGTGTTTATTTCTTGCATTTGTACAACATAAGCTTACACTGTCATTTACAGTAGGTATTACTGAAGTCACAGCTGTCAGATACGTTAGTCACATTATGCGTAGTGTATGGCTGGTCAGGAGATTATTGACAAATAAGAAACGTATATATTACTTAGCTGTGCACCATGGTAGCTAAATGCAGGGGGAAATTATTTTGTCATTATGAATGACAATTGTAAACAATAGGCTTGAAAATAATATACATGCATATTCGACTGAAAAACTGTGATACAAACTGAATGATGCGTTGTAGTCTGTGATTGTGACCTTGACAGCAGTCTGTGGtgctgcaggagaggggggcagggctggactcCAGGGTTCTAACCCTTCAGGTAGCccctgcaggagaggggggcagggctggactcCAGGGTTCTAACCCTTCAGGTAGCccctgcaggagaggggggcagggctggactcCAGGGTTCTAACCCTTCAGGTAGCAGGTGTTTCTCCAGCCCCCGCAGGTGGTCCCCTGCCTCGACACCTGGCTGAAGCCAGGACACAACGAAGGCTTGGATGTGCTTCCAGGTGTGTTTTGGAGAACGTTTTGATTGTGATGGAAAGACAACCTTCCCTACATAGTTTGTGAACAGCTGTGTTTGAATACTCTTCAAtacgcctctccctccctcctgctcattctctccatccctctccctctcctgttctcccttCCCTGAGGGAATGCCACAGACCCAACATGACTTCAGTGGTCAAAGCTCTTCCAGACATCCCTTCACTAAACAAATCTTGGGTCGGCAACATCAGGGTGGCCAGAAAGGAAAGAGTTTCAGCGCTGTGCTGTTGGCCTGGCAGGTCTCTGGGGCTGTGTCTAGCGGTTCCCTCTGTATTTGGAGCCCCAGTCCACCCTGCCGTGGACGGGCTGTGGGGCCGGGGCTCTGGCCAGGAGGGACCCAGAGCTTTTCCCCAGGGCCGAGTAGCTGGGGCCTTTTCCCTGGCCAGAGCCCCGGCCTGCCCTGTGCATCCACCCCTCGTAGTCTGGAGACAGGGGAACACaagtcacacacacttcccgCACGTACACCCAcatatacacaacacacacacacatacacccacatatacacaacacacacacatacacccacatatacacaacacacacacatacaccccccgcCCCGCTGCATCCCGTCTGAACGCTGTTACCTTCAATACTTTCGCTATGCGACGAGCTGGACGCAGACTTCAACTTGGAAGACTTTTGTTTGCCACTTTTATTGTCAAGTGAAGAAGAAAGGACTAGGAGgatgaaggatggagggagacgaGAGATGGGAACATAAGTGAaggcatttaaaaaaagaaaaagatggcAAGAGAGTGAATAGAAAAATAAATTATAGAGTGAAAAAGAAATGGAAATGTAGGTCCCTATCCacattggataaaagtgtctgctagctAAATACATCCGTTTGAGACATGATGTAGCATTTACTTTTCATCTTGTGGTCGTATCTTTGTGATAAACTCGAGGCAAGGAACAGGGGCGTTCCATGTGTTCATTATAGATCTGTTTGGTTAGGTAGCCAGGACACATTACTTTTCTTTGGCACCGTTCACAGTGCTAATTTGTTGTATAATAAATATTCTTGCGTCTGAGTTGTGTTTCTCAGTGTTTGTACAACAGCGCATTGTTGGTAGACGCATATAATTAGCCTGGTTTCCCAGTACACCTGTCATGGTGTGACAGGTGAGGAGACAGGTGTCTTACCTGTGTTCAGTCCTCCCAGCGGTGCCAGCTGCAGCCTCTGGCCCACAGACCCCACCTCCTTCTTCTGGAAGGAGGGCATGTAACCCCCGGAGAGGTTGTACTTTGTGCTCACAAAGTTCCCTGAAAACACAAGAAACACCAGGGTACTCCAGGGTACTGGAGGGTACTTCTCCACAAGCCTCTCTGGGCTGTTCGTCCCTGGTTTTAGGGTACTAGTGTGTGTATTAGCCCCCTCACATACACCTCCCCTCCAACCTTATCTCGCACTCAcatctctaccacacacacacacaaacaatctctcctttcctccacacCCGTCTCTGCTTAGATACACTTGATCCATTCTCACGTTAACTCACAGTCTGACAGCTGCAGAGTTAGAATTGAGTGGCTCAATTCAGAGCAAGGCTACAAGGAAACCAAATACGAGCCATTCTAAGGTTCTGTCTGTAATATACCTTTGGCTGGATCGAGTTTCTCTAGGATCCGTTCCTTTTGGACAGATTTCTCCACAGGTTTATCAGAGGCCATATCAGAGGATTTAGAAGCAGTGTCCTCTACGCAGACAGAGGAGGGtacaggaggagatggagacagacaagaagacattacagaggacagacatggagacaggaagatgatggagggaggagaggaggacagcagaAACACAGTCTGAGTTGGTGAAAGGTGAACTGGActgtagggctgcaacaacgaatcgatgaaatcgattaaaatcgattattaaaagcgttggcaacgaatttcattatagattcgttgtgtcgcgcgattattacgccactcaataagtcaaggagatgtttgagtatttaaaaaaaagtttagttgaccgcggagcggaggtagaggaaaggccatcggagagacgttgttgagtaacgttgttctgaaacacatggcggaggcagagaaatcagtacgacccaagtcatccaaggtgtgggagcatttcacaataaatacatttaaaaagtgtgttaattgaccgaggtgaagttagtttcatattcgacatttgtCTCACaatcggaagacgctactttgcagcatcgcGTTAGGGGCCGGGTGAAAActacccataccattttgaaaaatgttttttcaaaaacatttataatatttttaggaatataaaacctcaaacagacaccagagtatcttaacaatgtctggtatacgtCCACagtctttactttttcaatgaagtttcaaataaaatgatagaaaattactCTTTGAAAATAACTTAATTCTGGCAActcttaacttttttcaaaattgtgtcaaaaaaatcTTACAtaaacaccagattattctaataaagtctggcctacttccacaacctttcaattttcaataaagttttaaacaaaactcaaataaattgctcattttggaaaataggattaaatccacgctaatattaataacttttttctaaattgtgtgcctgtttgtgcacattctgaagattttttgcactgtgaatttgcactgtcagttttgtttttgaataaagggttggaaattacTACTGGACTGTAAGTGAGACTGAGAAACATGGTGTCTGAGCAGTAACAAAGATGACAAACAAGATCTCATGCCCGACACAGCAGCCAAGAGAGAATCAATGAAGTTGTCAAAATAAAaccaagggaggagggaggcactCAAAGACACCAGatcttaaaccaaaagtcttaaTCTCATGAATAAGGAattgactgagagagagagagagagagagagagagagagagagagagagagagagagtggggaaggcCCCGTGTTGTGTCTGTCTACATGGCAAATGAATAAtggagtctctctctccatgccctTAAACTCGCCCTGAACACCAGCCTTGTCCTCAGGAGACTAGGTGTGTAGGGGTCACAGGTCAAGAGAGACTAGGTGTGTAGGGGTCAGGAGAGACTAGGTGTGTAGGGGTCACAGGTCAAGAGAGACTAGGTGTGTAGGGGtcacaggtcaggagagactAGGTGTGTAGGGGTCACAGGTCAAGAGAGACTAGGTGTGTAGGGGTCACAGGTCAAGAGAGACTAGGTGTGTAGGGGTCAGGAGAGACTAGGTGTGTAGGGGTCACAGGTCAAGAGAGACTAGGTGTGTAGGGGTCAGGAGAGACTAGGTGTGTAGGGGTCACAGGTCAAGAGAGACTAGGTGTGTAGGGGTCAGGAGAGACTAGGTGTGTAGGGGTCAGGAGAGACTAGGTGTGTAGGGGTCACAGGTCAAGAGAGATTAGGTGTGTAGGGGTCAGGAGAGACTAGGTGTGTAGGGGTCACAGGTCAAGAGAGACTAGGTGTGTAGGGGTCAGGAGAGACTAGGTGTGTAGGGGTCACAGGTCAAGAGAGACTAGGTGTGTAGGGGTCAGGAGAGACTAGGTGTGTAGGGGTCAGGAGAGACTAGGTGGATCTGGAACCTTTGAGTTGTGCTGGGGGAGGATTATGCAAGTAGTATCATAGAGAGACTATGGATGTGGTTAGTAAATACAGAATTGTTCCTCGTTGACTCTGACCACCCAAATAGCCATGCAAATTGCAGAAGTGAACATTACTATGCCCTTCTGATCCATGATTTTCTGCTGTTCCGCCTAAATGCACTATTTGTGTGCCTATTTGGAATAAATCGTCTGCTTAATGAATTACATGTAAGTGTACATcaatcaatttttttttatagagcACGTTTAAAAACAACCATGTTGACCAAAGTGCTGCACAGGAAGTACAATGATCATTGCAGAAAAATAAAGCATTAACAATATAGATATGAGTAGAGAAAGAAGAAGTGTACCTGGGTTGAGCCTGGTGACGGCCACAGCTCCAGACAAGGGGACCAGGGGCTTGGTGGATCCATCCCAGAGGTCTCTGAGAGTGGGCCCAGCGCTCTCCTTCACCCCTGCTGCACTCTGGGTCTTTCCTATCAACCCTGCAAAAGAGAGACAGCACAGCAAAAGCTTAATTAAGGaggcggtggtggtgggaggcTGGGTCATATGTGCAATGCTGTGCATTGGCTGAGGGGGTTGCCAGTCGTACCAGGGAGATATCGTGATTGGCTGAGGTAGTGTTGCCTCGCTGAGGACCCTGGGTGCCCACCGTCTGATTGGCCGATCTTCACGTTGCTGGGGAGCTTGGTGATGGTGCTGAAGGTGTACAGAGCCTTCTGGTCTTTGGGTCTGGGGgggtgacaggaagtgaggaaagAATGTGTGTTCTACTCCTCGTATCTCCATAGCTGTGACTAACAACATCCTTTAGTAAGTTACACCTCCAATCAAACACAATCTCAAATTAGTCTCCTTTCAATTTGTAACTCGGTTCACCGTAAAATACCTTAAACAACATCAAAGgctgctctccccctgccttactgtggggggtgtgggtccctgctgctcctctcctctgcccccaggGTGGGCTTCTTGGAGTGGGACAGCGTCTCTGAGGGGTCGGACTCCTCCCAGCTGTCGGAGGTCTTCACCGTCTGACCCCAGCGCCTCCGCCCACTCCTCATCCCTGCCGTGCTGTTCTCACTGTCCCCAGATGCCTGCACATCAACACATGGTCTGATCTCACTGTCCCCAGATGCCTGCACATCAACACATGGTCTGATGAATACACACATCTCCAGTCATCTCTTGTGAAATTTTAAACACATCTATTGGGTATGAAGTCAACACTCCAATCCTCTCCAGTCATCTCCAGTCATCTCTAGTCATCTCCAGTCATCTCCAGTCATCTCCAGTCATCTCCAGAGTAATCTCTGGTCATCTCCAGTCAAACTTTACATGAAACATATAACCTTTAAGATGATCTCAACAGTAACTATCTAGCATTTGGGGGGAGCAATGCTTGAATAAATAGTTTAATAAATCTTTAAAAAATGTTCTCTCCTGAAAGCCTCACCATTTGAGGGTGTGcggggggcccagggggggcagggggtccgTGGCGGCCCCCCTCTGTGTGGAGTTCTGCCTGGGGCAGAGTAATATGCTGCGGGGGTCTGGTCCTGGGCTGGGAGCCTGACCCGGAGGACGACTGGGGTTCAGCTTTGGGCTCGGCCACGCCGGGCTGTGATGACCGCAGTAAAATCTTCCGAACATCCTGGCTCTGGGGGCGTGGCCCCAAAACCTGGCCCACCTGGAAGTAGGGGTACCTTAGTGCCtgggggagatagggagagtggAAGAAGGGGGGGGTAGTTTAGCTCTTTATGAATATACCATCCCAAAGACTTTACAAATCATCCTCAGGGGTATATAACCTGGAAAAGAGGTTATGTCACTAACTGGACCTGAGGGTGTGTAATGTCGGAGCGGTAAAACTGGAGGACGGCCCCTAGTGTATTAAGACTGCCTTTAA
The sequence above is drawn from the Osmerus eperlanus chromosome 15, fOsmEpe2.1, whole genome shotgun sequence genome and encodes:
- the mak gene encoding serine/threonine-protein kinase MAK isoform X5 translates to MNRYTTLRQLGDGTYGSVLLGKSNESGELVAIKRMKRKFYSWEECMNLREVKSLKKLNHANVVKLKEVIRENDHLYFVFEYMKENLYQLMKDRENKMFSEGEIRNMLFQVLSGLAFVHKHGFFHRDMKPENLLCMGPELVKIADFGLAREIRSRPPYTDYVSTRWYRAPEVLLRSSTYSSPIDMWAVGCIMAELYTLRPLFPGNSEVDEIFKVCQVLGTVKRSDWPEGYQLASAMNFRFPQCVPTHLKTLIPNASPEAIALMRDLLQWDPKKRPTAVQALRYPYFQVGQVLGPRPQSQDVRKILLRSSQPGVAEPKAEPQSSSGSGSQPRTRPPQHITLPQAELHTEGGRHGPPAPPGPPAHPQMASGDSEIRPCVDVQASGDSENSTAGMRSGRRRWGQTVKTSDSWEESDPSETLSHSKKPTLGAEERSSRDPHPPQPKDQKALYTFSTITKLPSNVKIGQSDGGHPGSSARQHYLSQSRYLPGLIGKTQSAAGVKESAGPTLRDLWDGSTKPLVPLSGAVAVTRLNPEDTASKSSDMASDKPVEKSVQKERILEKLDPAKGNFVSTKYNLSGGYMPSFQKKEVGSVGQRLQLAPLGGLNTDYEGWMHRAGRGSGQGKGPSYSALGKSSGSLLARAPAPQPVHGRVDWGSKYRGNR
- the mak gene encoding serine/threonine-protein kinase MAK isoform X9 codes for the protein MKPENLLCMGPELVKIADFGLAREIRSRPPYTDYVSTRWYRAPEVLLRSSTYSSPIDMWAVGCIMAELYTLRPLFPGNSEVDEIFKVCQVLGTVKRSDWPEGYQLASAMNFRFPQCVPTHLKTLIPNASPEAIALMRDLLQWDPKKRPTAVQALRYPYFQVGQVLGPRPQSQDVRKILLRSSQPGVAEPKAEPQSSSGSGSQPRTRPPQHITLPQAELHTEGGRHGPPAPPGPPAHPQMASGDSEIRPCVDVQASGDSENSTAGMRSGRRRWGQTVKTSDSWEESDPSETLSHSKKPTLGAEERSSRDPHPPQPKDQKALYTFSTITKLPSNVKIGQSDGGHPGSSARQHYLSQSRYLPGLIGKTQSAAGVKESAGPTLRDLWDGSTKPLVPLSGAVAVTRLNPEDTASKSSDMASDKPVEKSVQKERILEKLDPAKGNFVSTKYNLSGGYMPSFQKKEVGSVGQRLQLAPLGGLNTVLSSSLDNKSGKQKSSKLKSASSSSHSESIEDYEGWMHRAGRGSGQGKGPSYSALGKSSGSLLARAPAPQPVHGRVDWGSKYRGNR
- the mak gene encoding serine/threonine-protein kinase MAK isoform X2, with product MNRYTTLRQLGDGTYGSVLLGKSNESGELVAIKRMKRKFYSWEECMNLREVKSLKKLNHANVVKLKEVIRENDHLYFVFEYMKENLYQLMKDRNRLFPESVVRNMSFQILQGLSFIHKHGFFHRDMKPENLLCMGPELVKIADFGLAREIRSRPPYTDYVSTRWYRAPEVLLRSSTYSSPIDMWAVGCIMAELYTLRPLFPGNSEVDEIFKVCQVLGTVKRSDWPEGYQLASAMNFRFPQCVPTHLKTLIPNASPEAIALMRDLLQWDPKKRPTAVQALRYPYFQVGQVLGPRPQSQDVRKILLRSSQPGVAEPKAEPQSSSGSGSQPRTRPPQHITLPQAELHTEGGRHGPPAPPGPPAHPQMASGDSEIRPCVDVQASGDSENSTAGMRSGRRRWGQTVKTSDSWEESDPSETLSHSKKPTLGAEERSSRDPHPPQPKDQKALYTFSTITKLPSNVKIGQSDGGHPGSSARQHYLSQSRYLPGLIGKTQSAAGVKESAGPTLRDLWDGSTKPLVPLSGAVAVTRLNPEDTASKSSDMASDKPVEKSVQKERILEKLDPAKGNFVSTKYNLSGGYMPSFQKKEVGSVGQRLQLAPLGGLNTVLSSSLDNKSGKQKSSKLKSASSSSHSESIEDYEGWMHRAGRGSGQGKGPSYSALGKSSGSLLARAPAPQPVHGRVDWGSKYRGNR
- the mak gene encoding serine/threonine-protein kinase MAK isoform X7; its protein translation is MNRYTTLRQLGDGTYGSVLLGKSNESGELVAIKRMKRKFYSWEECMNLREVKSLKKLNHANVVKLKEVIRENDHLYFVFEYMKENLYQLMKDRENKMFSEGEIRNMLFQVLSGLAFVHKHGFFHRDMKPENLLCMGPELVKIADFGLAREIRSRPPYTDYVSTRWYRAPEVLLRSSTYSSPIDMWAVGCIMAELYTLRPLFPGNSEVDEIFKVCQVLGTVKRSDWPEGYQLASAMNFRFPQCVPTHLKTLIPNASPEAIALMRDLLQWDPKKRPTAVQALRYPYFQVGQVLGPRPQSQDVRKILLRSSQPGVAEPKAEPQSSSGSGSQPRTRPPQHITLPQAELHTEGGRHGPPAPPGPPAHPQMASGDSEIRPCVDVQASGDSENSTAGMRSGRRRWGQTVKTSDSWEESDPSETLSHSKKPTLGAEERSSRDPHPPQPKDQKALYTFSTITKLPSNVKIGQSDGGHPGSSARQHYLSQSRYLPGLIGKTQSAAGVKESAGPTLRDLWDGSTKPLVPLSGAVAVTRLNPGNFVSTKYNLSGGYMPSFQKKEVGSVGQRLQLAPLGGLNTDYEGWMHRAGRGSGQGKGPSYSALGKSSGSLLARAPAPQPVHGRVDWGSKYRGNR
- the mak gene encoding serine/threonine-protein kinase MAK isoform X3, encoding MNRYTTLRQLGDGTYGSVLLGKSNESGELVAIKRMKRKFYSWEECMNLREVKSLKKLNHANVVKLKEVIRENDHLYFVFEYMKENLYQLMKDRENKMFSEGEIRNMLFQVLSGLAFVHKHGFFHRDMKPENLLCMGPELVKIADFGLAREIRSRPPYTDYVSTRWYRAPEVLLRSSTYSSPIDMWAVGCIMAELYTLRPLFPGNSEVDEIFKSDWPEGYQLASAMNFRFPQCVPTHLKTLIPNASPEAIALMRDLLQWDPKKRPTAVQALRYPYFQVGQVLGPRPQSQDVRKILLRSSQPGVAEPKAEPQSSSGSGSQPRTRPPQHITLPQAELHTEGGRHGPPAPPGPPAHPQMASGDSEIRPCVDVQASGDSENSTAGMRSGRRRWGQTVKTSDSWEESDPSETLSHSKKPTLGAEERSSRDPHPPQPKDQKALYTFSTITKLPSNVKIGQSDGGHPGSSARQHYLSQSRYLPGLIGKTQSAAGVKESAGPTLRDLWDGSTKPLVPLSGAVAVTRLNPEDTASKSSDMASDKPVEKSVQKERILEKLDPAKGNFVSTKYNLSGGYMPSFQKKEVGSVGQRLQLAPLGGLNTVLSSSLDNKSGKQKSSKLKSASSSSHSESIEDYEGWMHRAGRGSGQGKGPSYSALGKSSGSLLARAPAPQPVHGRVDWGSKYRGNR
- the mak gene encoding serine/threonine-protein kinase MAK isoform X6; this encodes MNRYTTLRQLGDGTYGSVLLGKSNESGELVAIKRMKRKFYSWEECMNLREVKSLKKLNHANVVKLKEVIRENDHLYFVFEYMKENLYQLMKDRENKMFSEGEIRNMLFQVLSGLAFVHKHGFFHRDMKPENLLCMGPELVKIADFGLAREIRSRPPYTDYVSTRWYRAPEVLLRSSTYSSPIDMWAVGCIMAELYTLRPLFPGNSEVDEIFKVCQVLGTVKRSDWPEGYQLASAMNFRFPQCVPTHLKTLIPNASPEAIALMRDLLQWDPKKRPTAVQALRYPYFQVGQVLGPRPQSQDVRKILLRSSQPGVAEPKAEPQSSSGSGSQPRTRPPQHITLPQAELHTEGGRHGPPAPPGPPAHPQMASGDSEIRPCVDVQASGDSENSTAGMRSGRRRWGQTVKTSDSWEESDPSETLSHSKKPTLGAEERSSRDPHPPQPKDQKALYTFSTITKLPSNVKIGQSDGGHPGSSARQHYLSQSRYLPGLIGKTQSAAGVKESAGPTLRDLWDGSTKPLVPLSGAVAVTRLNPGNFVSTKYNLSGGYMPSFQKKEVGSVGQRLQLAPLGGLNTVLSSSLDNKSGKQKSSKLKSASSSSHSESIEDYEGWMHRAGRGSGQGKGPSYSALGKSSGSLLARAPAPQPVHGRVDWGSKYRGNR
- the mak gene encoding serine/threonine-protein kinase MAK isoform X10; protein product: MNRYTTLRQLGDGTYGSVLLGKSNESGELVAIKRMKRKFYSWEECMNLREVKSLKKLNHANVVKLKEVIRENDHLYFVFEYMKENLYQLMKDRNRLFPESVVRNMSFQILQGLSFIHKHGFFHRDMKPENLLCMGPELVKIADFGLAREIRSRPPYTDYVSTRWYRAPEVLLRSSTYSSPIDMWAVGCIMAELYTLRPLFPGNSEVDEIFKVCQVLGTVKRSDWPEGYQLASAMNFRFPQCVPTHLKTLIPNASPEAIALMRDLLQWDPKKRPTAVQALRYPYFQVGQVLGPRPQSQDVRKILLRSSQPGVAEPKAEPQSSSGSGSQPRTRPPQHITLPQAELHTEGGRHGPPAPPGPPAHPQMASGDSEIRPCVDVQASGDSENSTAGMRSGRRRWGQTVKTSDSWEESDPSETLSHSKKPTLGAEERSSRDPHPPQPKDQKALYTFSTITKLPSNVKIGQSDGGHPGSSARQHYLSQSRYLPGLIGKTQSAAGVKESAGPTLRDLWDGSTKPLVPLSGAVAVTRLNPEDTASKSSDMASDKPVEKSVQKERILEKLDPAKGNFVSTKYNLSGGYMPSFQKKEVGSVGQRLQLAPLGGLNTDYEGWMHRAGRGSGQGKGPSYSALGKSSGSLLARAPAPQPVHGRVDWGSKYRGNR
- the mak gene encoding serine/threonine-protein kinase MAK isoform X1 gives rise to the protein MNRYTTLRQLGDGTYGSVLLGKSNESGELVAIKRMKRKFYSWEECMNLREVKSLKKLNHANVVKLKEVIRENDHLYFVFEYMKENLYQLMKDRENKMFSEGEIRNMLFQVLSGLAFVHKHGFFHRDMKPENLLCMGPELVKIADFGLAREIRSRPPYTDYVSTRWYRAPEVLLRSSTYSSPIDMWAVGCIMAELYTLRPLFPGNSEVDEIFKVCQVLGTVKRSDWPEGYQLASAMNFRFPQCVPTHLKTLIPNASPEAIALMRDLLQWDPKKRPTAVQALRYPYFQVGQVLGPRPQSQDVRKILLRSSQPGVAEPKAEPQSSSGSGSQPRTRPPQHITLPQAELHTEGGRHGPPAPPGPPAHPQMASGDSEIRPCVDVQASGDSENSTAGMRSGRRRWGQTVKTSDSWEESDPSETLSHSKKPTLGAEERSSRDPHPPQPKDQKALYTFSTITKLPSNVKIGQSDGGHPGSSARQHYLSQSRYLPGLIGKTQSAAGVKESAGPTLRDLWDGSTKPLVPLSGAVAVTRLNPEDTASKSSDMASDKPVEKSVQKERILEKLDPAKGNFVSTKYNLSGGYMPSFQKKEVGSVGQRLQLAPLGGLNTVLSSSLDNKSGKQKSSKLKSASSSSHSESIEDYEGWMHRAGRGSGQGKGPSYSALGKSSGSLLARAPAPQPVHGRVDWGSKYRGNR
- the mak gene encoding serine/threonine-protein kinase MAK isoform X4, with amino-acid sequence MNRYTTLRQLGDGTYGSVLLGKSNESGELVAIKRMKRKFYSWEECMNLREVKSLKKLNHANVVKLKEVIRENDHLYFVFEYMKENLYQLMKDRENKMFSEGEIRNMLFQVLSGLAFVHKHGFFHRDMKPENLLCMGPELVKIADFGLAREIRSRPPYTDYVSTRWYRAPEVLLRSSTYSSPIDMWAVGCIMAELYTLRPLFPGNSEVDEIFKVCQVLGTVKRSDWPEGYQLASAMNFRFPQCVPTHLKTLIPNASPEAIALMRDLLQWDPKKRPTAVQALRYPYFQVGQVLGPRPQSQDVRKILLRSSQPGVAEPKAEPQSSSGSGSQPRTRPPQHITLPQAELHTEGGRHGPPAPPGPPAHPQMASGDSENSTAGMRSGRRRWGQTVKTSDSWEESDPSETLSHSKKPTLGAEERSSRDPHPPQPKDQKALYTFSTITKLPSNVKIGQSDGGHPGSSARQHYLSQSRYLPGLIGKTQSAAGVKESAGPTLRDLWDGSTKPLVPLSGAVAVTRLNPEDTASKSSDMASDKPVEKSVQKERILEKLDPAKGNFVSTKYNLSGGYMPSFQKKEVGSVGQRLQLAPLGGLNTVLSSSLDNKSGKQKSSKLKSASSSSHSESIEDYEGWMHRAGRGSGQGKGPSYSALGKSSGSLLARAPAPQPVHGRVDWGSKYRGNR
- the mak gene encoding serine/threonine-protein kinase MAK isoform X11, with product MNRYTTLRQLGDGTYGSVLLGKSNESGELVAIKRMKRKFYSWEECMNLREVKSLKKLNHANVVKLKEVIRENDHLYFVFEYMKENLYQLMKDRNRLFPESVVRNMSFQILQGLSFIHKHGFFHRDMKPENLLCMGPELVKIADFGLAREIRSRPPYTDYVSTRWYRAPEVLLRSSTYSSPIDMWAVGCIMAELYTLRPLFPGNSEVDEIFKVCQVLGTVKRSDWPEGYQLASAMNFRFPQCVPTHLKTLIPNASPEAIALMRDLLQWDPKKRPTAVQALRYPYFQVGQVLGPRPQSQDVRKILLRSSQPGVAEPKAEPQSSSGSGSQPRTRPPQHITLPQAELHTEGGRHGPPAPPGPPAHPQMASGDSEIRPCVDVQASGDSENSTAGMRSGRRRWGQTVKTSDSWEESDPSETLSHSKKPTLGAEERSSRDPHPPQPKDQKALYTFSTITKLPSNVKIGQSDGGHPGSSARQHYLSQSRYLPGLIGKTQSAAGVKESAGPTLRDLWDGSTKPLVPLSGAVAVTRLNPGNFVSTKYNLSGGYMPSFQKKEVGSVGQRLQLAPLGGLNTDYEGWMHRAGRGSGQGKGPSYSALGKSSGSLLARAPAPQPVHGRVDWGSKYRGNR